The genome window AAATTTGGATTGAGATCTGCAAAGAAAACCCATAAGATGGTAATTTTTTCAGTCAAGTGCAAATGCCCCCCGCACCCAGAATGAATGGCTGCAGCATcctaatttgaaaaatatgggtATCCATTAGTTCACATTAGGGGGGATTGATTAAACAATATCTCTGAATCACAAAGCTTTTGACCCATTAGTTACAATGATGGTTTGAGTCtgctttaaataaataaattaatttttttaataaaaaagacaaaatggGGAAGTTGAGTCTAAATTACTTATTAAGAAGACCCATCTTGATTCCAGTTTCAATTACTTATCTATTGATGCATAATGTTCAATTGCGTAACTGTTCAAAATATTGTCTGTTCATTCACAACTTTTCACTCAACTTATGTAAATACATGATGTATTAACCTGATCAACCCAATCAAAATATGTTCGCATATAAAGTACAGAATCCCATTACCTAGGCTGTCAACTGGGGGACTACTTCTCATGCTGTTGCAGGTCAATTCCCCAGGCTGACGCCAACTGCAACAAGAGTTGGTCAGGCATCGCACCTTCCCAATCCTCAGGGGGATCCATTGCTGTAGAAGCTTCATGTAAATTCAACAAAATCTCCTTCTTCACTTCCATAGGAACGCTCAAAACATCCGGTCCATTTTCCAACAATACTTCCACCAACTGAACACAATGAAAATTGAGACCAAATGGTAAGAAACAGACCAACTTAAGAAGGCATTTTAATGCTTAGAAAGAAACAGTTAAGAACAGATTGTAATATGATAATATACTATTCAGAACAACcttttgaattatatatagGAACACAACTTATTATAGAACTCAAAACATCATCAATTTTCCTCTCAAATTGTACATCAAATACAACACtataatttcattgaaactATGCTTTAAAGCTAACGGTGGGAAACTTCTTACTAGAGCAGTTGTCAACATCTAATTCTATCTattcagattttttttacttaacccaaaaaagaaagattcccatattttcttaatttttaaaaccttaGTACCAAAAGgtttaacaatttttaaaaaataaaaaataaaaataatcaatagTGTTGACATTATTTACATGATTCATTAGAAAAAGTAGAAAACTGTAAACTAGCAGGTCAACGAATACCAATAAGAAATATACATGCCAATATGCCATACTCAGCAGCTTGAAGAAAATTTGAAGATTATGAAAAAAGCCATACCTGTTGAATCCAAGATAAACATAAGTCAAAAAGGTTCTGCTCTAGTAGAAATTGTCCAACAGCTTGCACAACCTCAGTTGCTACTTCTCCTGAGAGTTGGTCAACCACTGGGCCTGATCTGTCCATTAGCTTCACAAGCAAGTGATCATCCCCTGTAGATAAAACTTCAGCATAAGCTGAATCCATATCACCGACATGAAGGGCATCCATTGCATTACTCCAAGATGTCCACACAGGGTCCCTGTCATGGCCAACATTATCATCTCCCATTGCTTCCGCAGTCATTTCAGGGATAGCTACTCTTGCAGTCCGAGAAGTTCCACCATCCTCCCCAGCCACCCGAATTGCTTCCAATGTAGCTTCATCCTTTGAAGCTTGCCAAACGCTTCTTGCAGAAGGCCCCTCACCAAGCCTAACAGGTCCAGTTCCTTTATCCCAAGCTCTCCTGCTGCCACCCTGATCACTCTCATGGTCTGATTTAGGTGACCTACCATCCATACTACTGCCACCTAGAGCTCTCCTTGAGCCAATCTGCCCATTTCTGGAAGCACCAGATGTGGGAAAATCCCATGCCTCAGACATGTCAGATCTCCAAGGAGGACCTCTTCCTCTCATGCCCATAGCAATTCCATCAGACTGGGCAATTCTTTCTCCAAATGGTATCCGCCCATCACTACCCCTTCCAAATTTGGCAGTAGAGTAATCAGGGAAACCATTATACTTGCCTAAAGGCCTATTAGAAGATCCCTCAAACCCCATTGCAAAATTACCACCTCTCCGACCTGAGGATATTGACAAGTCCCGCGCCATGTCTTCAACAACTCTCTCAAGACCTCTTACTCTGTTCTCTAAAGTTACCATGCTATCATGAGAACCACCCATGAAATCCTACAATATAAGAAGTTAccactcatttaaaaaaagCATATATAAGAACGTTCTTATATAATTGATGCCTAAATTGAGTATACCTGCAGCATGTTCATCAGATGAGCTTGTTGCCTCTCCAGCTGCAATAACTGCCTCTGGATAGCCAACCAATTTCCTTTGTTATTGAtgaaggatccttcagattgACCATCAGTTTTGGAGAAACCCACACGATTGCCAGATGATTCCCTTTGATTTATATCAATTCTATCATCACCATCTAATGCTCTCATTCTAGAGTCTCTTCCATTTATCCTCTCTTCAGGCCATTTATCCCGTGCAAGGTCATCAAGATCACGTTTAGAATATGGAGCAGAAGCTCCTCTCTCTATGTTACGATATTTACTGTTGGAAGATCCATGAAAATCATCATGCTGGATATTTCCAGTGCGATTTGACCTTCCCCTTGATTCTGTATCATTTAGCTCTGATTCTTCCTCGTTGTTTGCATTTGAAGAACTGAGACATCTACGAGGAACAACTACTTCCACTGGCAAATCATCAGAACCCCTTGTTTCAAGTTTCTGGAAGAATTCTAGGTTTAGCTCTTTCTCAGTAAGGCCAGGTGCTTTCTTCTTCAATATTACAACTGCTTTTTCTGAAAAGCTGCTACCTTTGGCTTTAGAAACGGAATCTGAAGAAGGGGAAGTACCATTAGATGAATTCTTAGATGGTTGCTCTGATCTCCTGTCACTAGGATTTGGATTTTTCATGCCATTCTTCTCAGATGATTCAGCAACCCCAGGAGTTTCACCATCTGAAAATTGAGCAAAACAAAGACAATTCAATTTTGACAAACAACTGAATAACTTAAGGATCATTCTGAAGAACAAAACATTAGTGATGTGCCTACCACGAGAGGGTTTCTCATCATCTGGAGATCCATCTCCTCCTTTGCCTGCGATCTTTTTCCATAATTGCAATGCCTCTGTTATGCTATCTCTAACAGGTTTTATCTGTAAACCAATTAATCACAAGAATGTTGAG of Quercus lobata isolate SW786 chromosome 8, ValleyOak3.0 Primary Assembly, whole genome shotgun sequence contains these proteins:
- the LOC115956406 gene encoding microtubule-associated protein TORTIFOLIA1-like, whose product is MSSQQQQQQEPKSNPKATKQNTRSPSISTHLAMVELKQKILTSLSKLSDRDTHQIAIEDLQTTIQNLSPEALPMLLNSLYDAVSSDPKPSARKDSLRLLAFTCAAHPDSSSAHLTKIIGHVIKRLKDSDSAVRDACRDAIGSLSNLYLKPPAGNNESVVGLFVRPLFEAMAEQNKVVQSGAAMCMAKMVECAAEPPVSAFQKLCPRICRLLNNPNFLNKASLLPVVASLSQVGAIAPQSLENLLQSIHECLGSTDWATRKAAADALTTLALHSSVLISDKAASTLTVLESCRFDKIKPVRDSITEALQLWKKIAGKGGDGSPDDEKPSRDGETPGVAESSEKNGMKNPNPSDRRSEQPSKNSSNGTSPSSDSVSKAKGSSFSEKAVVILKKKAPGLTEKELNLEFFQKLETRGSDDLPVEVVVPRRCLSSSNANNEEESELNDTESRGRSNRTGNIQHDDFHGSSNSKYRNIERGASAPYSKRDLDDLARDKWPEERINGRDSRMRALDGDDRIDINQRESSGNRVGFSKTDGQSEGSFINNKGNWLAIQRQLLQLERQQAHLMNMLQDFMGGSHDSMVTLENRVRGLERVVEDMARDLSISSGRRGGNFAMGFEGSSNRPLGKYNGFPDYSTAKFGRGSDGRIPFGERIAQSDGIAMGMRGRGPPWRSDMSEAWDFPTSGASRNGQIGSRRALGGSSMDGRSPKSDHESDQGGSRRAWDKGTGPVRLGEGPSARSVWQASKDEATLEAIRVAGEDGGTSRTARVAIPEMTAEAMGDDNVGHDRDPVWTSWSNAMDALHVGDMDSAYAEVLSTGDDHLLVKLMDRSGPVVDQLSGEVATEVVQAVGQFLLEQNLFDLCLSWIQQLVEVLLENGPDVLSVPMEVKKEILLNLHEASTAMDPPEDWEGAMPDQLLLQLASAWGIDLQQHEK